A window of Castanea sativa cultivar Marrone di Chiusa Pesio chromosome 8, ASM4071231v1 genomic DNA:
ctctctcactGATGGGCTTTGTTCTGCAAGATGAGAGAGCATTATACACATCCTCCAGGTGTAAAATTCATTCTATTTAACTTTCATGACAAAGccttaaagagagaaaaatatgtatataaaattcTCACTACAGTGCAACAGcataattggtgatttattcACACGTAAAAAAGTTATCTTTCCGAACTAATTTAATATCCTACGTTCAAAAGTTCTTCAAGATATTCAAAGTTCAGACTTGATATAATATATGGAGATGTAAGAAGCACACTAGGAGAGAatgttaaaagaaaagaaaattgtgtcTTGATTACAATGCTAAAAGAGTGCAGGAACATTTAAAAGCAGGATTCTAACTAGAATAAAATCTAGCTAAGTTCCCAAGAATTCACCAACTACAGTAACAAGAAAAAGAACCAACGCAAAAGGAAAAGGAGCAAACAGAGCATGAATTGAGTATTGTTAATTATTTTGGCAAACATAACATTCTTGAATATGCAAACCTTAATCCCTGATTTCATgggataacattttttttttggagaatttttCATGGGATAACATAGATCAGCCAAGGaagaaaatttgtataaatttatcactgatacaaaagaaaaatcaaacgcACAGAAGTATCGCAAACAGAGGAAAAACAGAGTATGAATACTCAAATCCAAGTTGAACTCTAACATAACtaatttcattgaaaaaaagagaaaaaacagaAACCCATCTGTGAAATCGggtagaataaaaaataatatcacataaaatcaacccaaacagttccaaaaaaaaaaaaaaaaaaacttcattgaaaAACCAACCTGACTTTGCATTGGATGAGACTCTGTAAACAGAGGGTTCCCACCCACACCAGCAATTCCCCATCACACTAAATCCAGAAACAGACCAAGACCCACTTACTCACCAACCTCCCATTACCAAAGAAAAGATATATTACTCTTTTAGAAAGAAGATTTAGACCCaaattaagagagaaaaaaacaaagaaacactCTGTTTTAAGTGATGGATCATCTGGAAAATGAGAAATGTTGTTGGTAAGAATTGTGTTGTGGGTGCAATTGTTGATGAAAGCAAGAAAGAGTGCAAGAAAATTCTTGATGGCAATGATGTGATGAGTGTTGAGGTGGGTGCTGATTCTTGGTTATGGTGGAAATGGGCCCACAGAGTCAGGGGATGTTGTTTTGATTCAAATTGTGCCTTTGTGTGTTTCTTCTTAGTGCGCATGTAAGTGTAAGCGCATTCTAATCCCCACCAATCTTTTTCCATCACTCACCAACATGATCTCATTCTTTTCCTTCTGTGCCcatctctttttgttttgcCTCACGCATTCACACGAATCACACCAGAGTGTGTAGTTCCCCCAATTGAAGGAAacttgtttttatcttttactatgaaaaataaaaattgagggAAACTTGCAACTACCTTACCtaacaatttattatttgaatttatgtATAGTAATACCTTAGTTGATATTTGTGTGTGCATATTACACATTTGGAATAATATAGTGGGTGAATTATTTAATTCTCCCACAATCAATATGTTATAAATTGTATGTTGTAAATCCACTtagcaaaagaaacatgcacacacatacacatcGTGATCTTGCCATCATGGCCTTTAATCTGTAAATGTTTATACCATTGATTACGGGTGCATACAAATACAATAGCAGAGAATTCGCTTACTATTGCAGAAAAATCACTCTGGTAGGATCACATTGCAACTGCTATAGAAATTTTGAATTACTGATGTGAGTGACACACATGCATAGCATGTAGCGTGTGATTATTTTATCATACTTTGCTCTTTAGTCTTTAGCCAATATGAGACACAAATTGTGGCCTATTAGTACTGATGGACATTAATTAACTAAGAAGGAACTAGGAAGAAGATAAGCATGAAATAATTCACTGAATCGATTCACTCCACTATTCAAATAGCCTTAATGAACTgtacttattttatattttctaaaattcatttcatttgGCAAGTAATTATATGCTCTCAAGAACGAAAAACAGTTGAACATAAAGTTTGtctaaaaaagtaaaatggcCTACAAACTATAATGGGGAGGAACTTGTCAACTTAGAGTAGTGCTTAATGCTGAGTTGTCAGTGCAGTGTGTGCTGTCCTGTGTACGATGATTATGTGCTAAACAATCATGCTATCATTTTATTGATCCTCATATAAACCTATTCTGAAGCAGAAGTTAAGGCCACCCTTTTAAGCTTGCAACTTTTGACATTTGGTCCTGCACAGTTGTTAgctaaagcaaaagaaaattaatgaagCTAAAGAGCTCAAAGTGTTCATTACCTTTATGTCGGTTTTTATCCATATTTAACATCCCTCTTCACCAAATAAATTTGGAAGATAAATAATGAAGGACAAAGAAATGCAGACACAAACACATTCAACTCATTTTTGTAAGAAAGTGCTTAAATGTAAAAAGTCAAGATGtacctattttttattgttggaaATGGAAAGGATGTGATGTTTTTTGGAACTTTTAAAAACTTTATATCAGCAACTTTTGCAATCAGTGAGAAATGTTTAGCACCTGGAGGGAGCCTAAGAGTCAACATCTTAATGTGTAATCAGTGCTCTTCATTGGTTATTGATTTgtgttgaaaagaaaaaattgggaCACAGAATTTAGTGCCAGGCAATATCATTTTGACTgtataaaagctaaaatttattGGATTCCAGATGGTTCTTTTGATCAAAACATGCCTAGTGTAAGGATGATATTAATCTACATGTCGATTACATATATGGCTCATATATAACGACATTTTGACAGAAATGACAAGGCAAATATGGTCAGGGTAATAACCATTATCTAACATGATGTATGAAAAATCACTCAAGTTGTGCTAGCAACTAGATTAGAATAGCTTGCTTATTACTCATCGGCAGGTAAATTAAAGTATACTTATGTCCCATCCATGGTCAGCAGATAATTCAGTAACACTCATGTTTACCATGTTTGTcctgattatgttttttttttttttcctttaattattCATCTAATGAGAGAAAAAttactctttttctctctttctctttatctACTAGTTGTATGTAACTTAAAATACTAAAGCAGCCTGGAAATTAGTGGACACATTACTTCAATGTCCCACCTTATCTCTGAGCTTGATATTCTCATTCATCTGAAAGTACTTCAGAATCACTTAACAGAGGAAGAATTCTAAGTGAAAGGGAATATGTTAGTGATGACTGGGGGGTCCAGTGGTCTCCCCTCCTTGTCATGTTATCTCTAGAAAGCCTGGAGATGACCACACGGTTTGACATGAGTGGAAAAAAGTTCACTAAccaccactttttttttgggaaatcctcctctctctctctctctctctctctctctctctctctctctctctaacacatACACACGCCCACATCCACACTCAATGTCTTGATAATAATGGCTTATATAATGACCATTTATGCAGATAATTGGAGAattatgtacatatatattgtttatCATAATCTAATATAACTGTTATAATGTTAATGTTAACTTAAGTGATAATAAACATGATGTGGTATATTGTGACCATAGATTTCAATTGTAAAGCACTTTTTATCAATAAAGTGcctatatataaaatcaatgaCTTACATGTTACCTGCATCTAGTAACTACCATTGCTTAATTGAATGCTTCAATGAGACTTTGGTCCCACTTCTGCTAAGAAAACGGCATGCAAATTTGTCCTCAGTAATCATCAAGCTTGATCTGGGACCAAATGgtcatttattataattttccGTGAGTCGTTAGTTGAATTCCTAAAAGCCATGCAACTAAGGGTACTAGACCAGTTTCTGTATGCTATCAGACAACACAAAGGGTGGGATTTCAGAATTCAGAAACCTCATTTGCATGCACAATGCCTTAGATCATAGACCTCTCTAAGAACACACTTCCTGGCAGAAAAGAATTCAAATGATCACAATCCTGTGCCTGTAATCTTTTCAGTGAAAATTCTAATCTATAAGAACCTGCTAGAGGTAAGATGCTTCACAGGTGACCTTCAAAATAACCCTATTCTAGCCATCCTACATAGCAGATGATACTGTTTTCCTCCAGAATCATTTCATTAGTTTTATCTAATAGCCTATTGCAATctgaattatatttataaaattctaaGCTTGCTTAGCAGACACTATTTTATTTGATTCCAGTTAGAAAGTAACAAAATCTTGACAAACAGGGTGATTAGTGGGTTCACCCTATTGTCATGTGTCTTAAGACTTCTTATCCTTATATAAACTTCAAACAACAGATATAAATAACATATATGTTGGTTCTCATATAATCTAACAGTTAATCTTCTCTATCTTGCTAATAGGTACATTTATTAGTATGCCTCTTATCATTTTCTAATGCCATATTCATACATGAAGTGCACACTTGAAATTGTTACAAGTACAAAATGTATCTGAGCAATTTTACTCGATCATGTACTATAGTCCTAGAAGGTGAATTGAATTGGACCAAATAATTCAGCTTTTAAACTGTCCCAACAGAGATAAATCTTTAAGTTGTACTTGAAATTACTGCTTGTCAAAGCAAACTAGATAAATGCTTTCCTTCAATCAAATTatgatgcatgaaaatgcaCTATAAGATTTCTATGACTGAAATATAATGCCAGTTGACAAAGCAAGTTCATAAGCATTTATATTGAGAAGGTTCAATGATGTGAAGTTTAACTTGGAAGGGTTAGACGTGTATCGAAAGTCTAAGGCCCTTGATTATAAACTTCTGATTACGCAACACGATTACACTCAATTCACGCAACGTGTTAGGAAAGCTTTAGCTATGCAATGATTCTCCTAATTAAGCctaatattgcatttttttaatcaagttAGTATGTCTTTGTAGGTTGACAAGTGAGCATCGTATATATAATCCTTGATGTTCGAAAGTTGGTTTTCTTACATAAATGTACTCTTTAGGgcataataaatttgtagattATAAGATAAAACTTAATTCATATAGTAATTAACAAGAATAGAGAAGCACTATGTAGCTTGGGGCAACACTAGGAATCCTCTGTTTATTAGATGTGATTATGCTTGTTTGTGAACTATTGTTTCTTATAGATGCAGCCTATAACCAAAATGGATCAATGCTAGCCAGGCTAAAGTATCAATCTTTAGTTAAGAATATTCAATTGCTTAAAGGAACAGTAGAACCTAAAACTAGGGTTGCAGACTTATAAATAACACTGTTGAATATTGTCATACCAATCTTGGTAAAAGCCAAGTTGTACAAAGCAACTTAAATTAGTATTCTCAATTGAGAAAGAACACTTGCACTAGCTCCCAGATTTAAAATTTAACTTCAAGTTTTTtcaattacaatttattttgataaatagaAGTTATTATAAAGATTAAATCATGTAGTGACTGACCCCCTAGGACATTGTTGAATTCAtgtgctctctctctttaattaaGTTTTGCAAGAAATGCCAGATATGAGCTTCAAGCAGCTAATAAGGTAATGCAGTTATCTTAGTCTAATTTTGTTTACGAGGGAAATGAGGATGAAAggtataaaaagtttttaatgcAGTTATCTTAGTCAACTAATATTGTTTCCAAGGAAAAGGAGACTGAAAGGTCTTAAGCATGATGGTCACATGCATTTCTCTTTGTAGTATTCATGGCAGCTATGATGCAACTTTATTGAGGTAGTCCTAGGCTGTAATTGTACCTTAGGCACAATACTATACCAGCAAATataccaggaaaaaaaaatggagagagagtgaggaaAGGCTGGAGGTGGGTTGTCCTCATCTTTGTCAACTAGCTAGCTTCAAAGAGAAAATATCATCATGGACCCAAGAAGGAATGTCAGTGCTCTTGCAGCTTGGAAGACTTTGAATGCACGCTCTGGCAAATCATAAGTCTGCCCTGACCATAACACTATTTAATGGCAACCAACCATGTGGTTCTTCCATGAGAGACAATGGCTACTTATCTTCAGTGTTTTTGGGGCCTATCTCTCacactttcacttttttttattcagtcCACAGCCACACCTCATGTAACTTTATTACCTAAAAGTGCTTCAGCTTCTTTTGTCCCCTTCTCTAATAATGATCTCATGTCATCtttatttctgatttttttttttttttttgttgatttctcACAGGTTTATATAGTCTATTTAGGACTCAGCCATATTCATGATCCAACTCTCACTTCAAAACACCACCACCAACTGCTTTCCAATGTATTTGCAaggtttttgtttatatattctAAATcctatgttttaattttttagaatttgtcATGATGTACtcaattattatctaatttctcacttctctcatTGGATATATTATCCTTTAGTGAAGAAGATGCTAAGCAATCCATACTCTATAGCTACAAGCATAGCTTCTCAGGCTTTTCAGCAAAGCTCAATTCAACACAAGCAACTTCTTTAGCCAGTAATGAGCTAACCtttcagttttttcttcttaatctatgtcttttaagattttttggaaatcattaattgttttgttttagagTTGAATAAGAACCTTATGCAAgctttaattatcaaaaaaatattaacgtGAGAAGAGGAATTTGCAGAGATGGAAGGAGTGATATCAGTGTTTAGGAGCAAGACACTGCAGTTGCACACAACAAGAAGTTGGGACTTTTTAGGCCTTACCTTGGACAGTAAAGTGACTCCATGGCAGCTAGCCTTCGGTGATGATATTGTTGTTGGGGTCTTTGATACAGGTTTTCCAATTAGTAACTCACCTTGTTCTATCTTTGGCCGAAAAGGCCTTAAAGCTAAGCTCATTGCCAATCCAAATAAGTTTCACTGGCAGTTCACTACTTGGGATCTTTCAAATTGCAAATTCTAAATGCGTTTTAGGGCAATACTGCTCACTAAATATAACAGGATTTGGTTAATTTCACATTATCTTTAGATTTTAGTATGACTCAATTAAGTTTTTTATGTTATACAACTATACAAGTTCTACCTCAATTTACAGATGGCATGATGATCAGCCTTCTGGTGACATGGGCAATCATGCTTAACAAAATGATTCCATATATATTTGTCACAAAGTGTCTCAATTCGAGTTTAAATTGTATTAATAATGAAACAATaagaacaaataataaattttgataattgattCACAAGTTCTTGATATATAACTTGATGTACATGCTTATTGTTTTGTGATAAGGTATATGGCCTGAATCTGAAAGTTTCCAAGAAGGGCCTTGCATGAGGCCAATTCCGCCAAATTGGAAAGGAGAATGTGTAAAAGGTGAAAGGTTTGACCCTGCAAAAGACTGCAACCGGAAGCTAATTGGTGCCCGTTACTACCTCAAAGGTTTTGAACATGATTATGGACCACTAAGTAAGAGTGGCAACCCAGAATATCGATCACCTCGGGACTTTCTTGGCCATGGTACACATACAGCTTCAACAGCTGTAGGATCCATAGTGAAAAATGCAAGTTTCTTTGGTTTAGGTCAGGGCATTGCCAGGGGTGGAGCACCTAGAGCTAGACTAGCAGTGTACAAAATATGTTGGGGAAAGAAATTTGTAGGCAAGTGCTCTGAAGCAGATATATTGGCAGCCTTTGATGATGCTTTGCATGATGGAGTTCATGTTATCTCAGCTTCATTTGGTGAAAGTCCACCTTTACGTCCTTTTTTTGCATCAAATGCTGCAATAGGTTCATTTCATGCCATGCAACTTGGTATTACTGTAGTATTCTCAGCAGGTaacaatgataatgatgagcCTGATCCGTCACTAGTACAAAATGTTCAACCATGGTCCATTTCAGTGGCTGCATCTTCTATTGATCGAATGTTTCCAACCCAGATACTCCTGGATAATACTCTCTCTACCATGGACCTCATGGTAATTAACTTCTGGCTAAGGGaaatcattttttgttgttttcagaAGCAAATGTGCATATGATATAGGAACATGACATTTTTCAGTAATATATTACAAGATATGAAAAGCACCTTTTTCAGACGGAACTGATTTTCTGATGCATAATTTTCATGCATCGGAATAGGATCCCATTTCACGgttaatatttatttcttgCATCTAACAATGTCCATGGTGTCACATCATTTAAACGGGATATTTGATACacatttaaatttgtaatattttatttgaaccATAAAATGGATCCATTTGAAATTGAGCGGATCCATTTCTGCCTAGTTCTATATATGGTGCAAAAGATCTCACTTGGCTATTACTTTATAAAGCAGGACAGACCGACAGAGGTGCCCTAGAAGACCAGTGTTTTATTTTCCGCTCTAAACTTGAAAGCTAAGTACATTAATGTTACATCATAAAATTTCACTGCATCATTTTCATAGGTTTCTGAAGATTGCATTGGGACCAAATATCCATCAAATTTGATTGGCTTTGGGCATTTCACCTTTTTCTCTAATTCTTAAACCAAGTCACAGTCAATCAATCATGTAGAAATCACATATGTTTCTTTAACATATAATAACCCAATAATTATGAAATGAAAGCATAGACATTGGTGGTGGTCGTTACTTCTTGACTTAATTAGGAGATATGTGATATATATTATGAGCACTGGTGGGTCATGACTCATGACAACAAGCATGCATGCAGTGTCTTAATTCACAGATGCTTAGAATATAAGCCGGAAGTTTAACTAGTAAACTCCTTTTTGTACAGGGAGAAAGCTTTATTACCACTGAGGTTAGGGGAAAATTGGCAGATTCaatcatatattttcaagatgggttagctccctctctctctctctctctctctctctctctgatttgATGTAAACTACCTTAATATTATTGGATACTTCATTCTTATGCGAAAGTCTGAAAGACTAAGTAATAGAGTACAAGGGTCTACCTTATATATAGGTAGACAATATGTGCTGTGCAAATAACCTACACCATGGGCCTAAGTCCATTGGGCTTATATTCTAACACTTTATGTGCATGCATGCATACAGCAGAGCTTCTTGCAAACACACAATGATAAAATCTTTCTTTCATGTCTGACATTGCTATTCTATGTTGCAATACTTTCCCAGGATTTGTGATCGGGACTATTATAATACTACACTAAACAAATCAGCTGCAGGCAAGATAGTCCTATGCTTCTCCACCATTGGATCAGAATTAAGTGGAGAAGCAGTAGCAGCAGTGAAGATGGCCAATGGGTTGGGCTTGATCTTTGCTGCACCTATGACTATGCAGATTCCTTATGTTGAAATCATCCCCACAGTTCTTGTCAACATTGAGCAAGGGACTAAACTTAAAGACTATCTTGCTCAATCTCCTAGGTAACTGAACATGATTGAAAGAAGTTGTTTGGTACTTACTGCACACTCTAGTTGGAAATGATAATAGCCACTATAGCATTTAAAAAACATGTTCAATATTTTGTAAACCTAAATGATTAATGTTATAACAAATAGTGGGAAAGGCTTTTGACATGCATATATTCTGGACCATATATGAAGGTTCCCTGCAGTGCAGATAAAACCAACTAAAACCATAATTGGAAAGACACCAGCACCTACAGTTGCAACCTTTTCTTCTAGAGGACCAAGCTCAATTACACCCGATATCCTCAAGGTATGTTGTGACGATTTAGAAATTTTGGAAAAGTATTCCATTTCCTTGAATAAAACCCCAGCTCTAGTACATcttctcaattttttgttttggggtcTTGATCTTGTCTTCTTGTTTTCAGGATccaatttatattatattactaTGTTAAAATGAATTAAAGAGGATGCAAATGAATTCTAACTAATGCTATTTGATGTCGCATTTGTGCATGTGCATCCAACTTGAAAATGACAAGTGCATTTGGTCACCAAATGTGAATTTGTACTTTCATCATCAAagataataagaaattttttttgtatacatACAATAACTtcattctcttctttctttgttaataGCCGGATGTTAGTGCTCCAGGAGTAAATATACTAGCAGCATGGCCTACTGATACTTCACCAACATTGTCACTAAGCGATAAACGTTCTGTGAAGTGGAATTTTCAGTCAGGAACATCAATGTCATGCCCTCATGTGTCTGGTGTTGTGGCCCTTATCAAATCAGCACATCCAAACTGGTCCCCATCTGCCATTAGATCTGCTCTCATGACAACAGGCAAGAAGAAATTGACTTCAACCATTGAATAGTGttagaaaaatggttaaaacttaaaagattaCTTTATTACTTCTtagaaaacttaaatttttgagACAGATAGTAATTTATCAGGATATCATAACAAGTGGTCCCTGCTAGCAAGTTTAATCTTTTGGGAAGAAACAGCTTTTACGTCACATTGCCATGCATGTTATTGTCAGGCTATGGACCATGGCAAAAAGAGCATTGGGCCTAACTAAAATGTGAACTAACTTGTCCTTCTACTTTTCTTTAAATCCGAAAGATAAGGCTACATTGATAGGGTACTCCACTCAACCACATGGAAAGAGGGATCTTAGCTAGGAAAGCCCACATTCTTGGTCAACTATCAATTGGCTTATAGCTAAAAGCCTAAAATCTAACAAAAATGTGTTCCTAGTCAGTGCAAAAGGAGGGGATGCTTCCATGACGAGTACCGAAAGCATGACAATACATGAATGCTTTCAAAATAAGATGGTGACGCAAAAAGGAAGTATGAGTCACCACAAGGCACTTTAGTCCTATGGAAAAAATGGGGGCAAAGAAATGAAGAATACCTTTCTTTTATAAACGTTACAAGAAATTCACCTTATTTGGTAGTATTATCATGGATCTTCTAAACTAAATGATAGGCAAAAGATGCATAATATTGGGTTTAAGTTATAGCCTAGTAGTAGTGACATCCTTTGTGATGCCTGATATTTGTGGTTTGAACCCACCTCCCCCTCTTGCACTATCTatctatcaaagaaaaaaaatgcctaaTATGTTCTGCTTTTACATTCTACTTGTAAATGATCTTGACAAACAAGTACACATCTCTTACTTACTTCTTGTGCTCCTCATCACAGCTTACACTAGGGACACAACCTTTGACAGCATTCTAGCTGGTGGATCGATGAAAGTTTCTGATCCCTTTGACATTGGCGCTGGTCACATTGACCCCTTCAAAGCAATGGATCCAGGGCTAGTTTACGACATGAAAACCAGCGATTACATTCTCTTCCTTTGCAATGTGGGTTACACCCAAGAAGACATAGAGAGTATTGTTCTTCCCTCCGCTGGATTGGAAACATGCTGTCCAAAGGTACATAAAACCAACACAAACATAAATTACCCCTCAATCACAGTTTCAAATCTAGAATCAACAATGACAATCAAAAGGACTGTTCGAAACGTGGGACAAAACAGGAATGCCATTTACTTTGCCAACATTGTTAAGCCTAATGGAGTTGAGGTAGTTATATGGCCTAGAATTTTATTCTTCTCATGGTTCAATGAAGAAAACTCTTATTATGTGACTCTCAAACCGCTGAAGAAGTCTCAAGGGAGGTATGATTTTGGAGAGATAGTTTGGTCAGATGGCTTCCATCAAGTAAGGAGTCCATTGGTTGTACTGGTTAACACTACTACTGTTGATTATAGTGATTCCATAACACAAGCTAGCACAATTTAGCTCAATTGTTACTCAAGTGAAGCTTTTGCTATGTAAGTTTGCAAATTTACACATTTGGCTGTTTTGCCATCTATCTTAATAACCGTGACAAAGTCTCATGGCTTCGTCTTCTTGGAAATCTAATGTATATCTTCATAAAAGCTTATTATGCTCTTGTTAATTGTAATACATACACGAACAAGGTATTGGGTATATACGCGTGAGTGGAAGTTCCATATg
This region includes:
- the LOC142607213 gene encoding subtilisin-like protease SBT3.18; translation: MATYLQCFWGLSLTLSLFFIQSTATPHVYIVYLGLSHIHDPTLTSKHHHQLLSNVFASEEDAKQSILYSYKHSFSGFSAKLNSTQATSLAKMEGVISVFRSKTLQLHTTRSWDFLGLTLDSKVTPWQLAFGDDIVVGVFDTGIWPESESFQEGPCMRPIPPNWKGECVKGERFDPAKDCNRKLIGARYYLKGFEHDYGPLSKSGNPEYRSPRDFLGHGTHTASTAVGSIVKNASFFGLGQGIARGGAPRARLAVYKICWGKKFVGKCSEADILAAFDDALHDGVHVISASFGESPPLRPFFASNAAIGSFHAMQLGITVVFSAGNNDNDEPDPSLVQNVQPWSISVAASSIDRMFPTQILLDNTLSTMDLMGESFITTEVRGKLADSIIYFQDGICDRDYYNTTLNKSAAGKIVLCFSTIGSELSGEAVAAVKMANGLGLIFAAPMTMQIPYVEIIPTVLVNIEQGTKLKDYLAQSPRFPAVQIKPTKTIIGKTPAPTVATFSSRGPSSITPDILKPDVSAPGVNILAAWPTDTSPTLSLSDKRSVKWNFQSGTSMSCPHVSGVVALIKSAHPNWSPSAIRSALMTTAYTRDTTFDSILAGGSMKVSDPFDIGAGHIDPFKAMDPGLVYDMKTSDYILFLCNVGYTQEDIESIVLPSAGLETCCPKVHKTNTNINYPSITVSNLESTMTIKRTVRNVGQNRNAIYFANIVKPNGVEVVIWPRILFFSWFNEENSYYVTLKPLKKSQGRYDFGEIVWSDGFHQVRSPLVVLVNTTTVDYSDSITQASTI